The following proteins are encoded in a genomic region of Nocardioides renjunii:
- the hpf gene encoding ribosome hibernation-promoting factor, HPF/YfiA family, protein MEVVVTGRHCEVSDRFREHVSEKLTRLEKHDHRIMRVQVEVELEKNPRQHDRSTKVELTAFSKGPVIRAEAAAEDKMGALDLALDKMQAQMRRAADRRRVHKGRNAHVSVGEALAGMPEVPDSAAEPDDAVIERKVGPITVTGDGPLVVREKSHSATPMTLDQALYEMELVGHDFYLFVDKESERPAVVYRRRGYDYGVISLDVAELDDATAPDVAAVDQR, encoded by the coding sequence ATGGAGGTTGTGGTCACGGGACGGCACTGCGAGGTGTCCGACCGGTTCCGCGAGCACGTGTCCGAGAAGCTCACCCGTCTGGAGAAGCATGATCACCGGATCATGCGGGTCCAGGTGGAGGTGGAGCTCGAGAAGAACCCCCGACAGCACGACCGGTCCACCAAGGTCGAGCTGACCGCCTTCTCCAAGGGCCCGGTCATCCGGGCCGAGGCGGCGGCCGAGGACAAGATGGGCGCGCTGGACCTGGCCCTCGACAAGATGCAGGCGCAGATGCGTCGCGCGGCCGACCGGCGCCGGGTGCACAAGGGCCGCAATGCCCACGTCTCGGTGGGCGAGGCCCTCGCGGGGATGCCCGAGGTGCCGGACTCGGCGGCCGAGCCCGACGACGCCGTCATCGAGCGCAAGGTCGGTCCGATCACCGTGACCGGCGACGGACCGCTGGTGGTGCGCGAGAAGTCCCACAGCGCCACACCCATGACGCTCGACCAGGCGCTCTACGAGATGGAGCTGGTCGGGCACGACTTCTACCTCTTCGTCGACAAGGAGAGCGAGCGCCCCGCGGTGGTCTACCGCCGCCGCGGCTACGACTACGGCGTGATCTCGCTCGACGTCGCCGAGCTGGACGACGCGACGGCGCCCGACGTGGCCGCCGTCGACCAGCGCTGA
- a CDS encoding ComF family protein: MLDEALDLFLGSRCVGCDEPGRMLCPSCRTALSRRAAVAWPTPVPDGLVVPWATETYDGAVRALVVGHKDRGQWSHRRVLGELLAEAVRAAVSDLEDPGREPLLLVPVPSRPGAGRQRGYEATAALVRAAAARLRRGQRRRVVVTAPLLVSRGAADQAGLDAGGRAANVHRSMHCPSRALARVARRWPRGHVVVCDDVLTTGATAREAQRALEAVGLRPLAIAAVAATRRRGGSDGPGRDRLVA, translated from the coding sequence GTGCTCGACGAGGCCCTCGACCTGTTCCTCGGCAGCCGCTGCGTCGGGTGCGACGAGCCCGGGCGGATGCTCTGCCCGAGCTGCCGCACCGCGCTGTCGCGCCGGGCCGCGGTCGCCTGGCCGACGCCGGTGCCCGACGGCCTCGTGGTGCCCTGGGCCACCGAGACCTACGACGGTGCCGTGCGGGCGCTTGTCGTGGGTCACAAGGACCGCGGCCAGTGGAGCCACCGGCGCGTGCTCGGCGAGCTGCTGGCCGAGGCGGTCCGCGCCGCCGTGAGCGACCTCGAGGACCCTGGCCGCGAGCCGCTGCTGCTGGTGCCCGTGCCCTCCCGGCCGGGAGCCGGCCGGCAGCGCGGCTACGAGGCGACCGCCGCGCTGGTGCGGGCCGCGGCCGCCCGGCTGCGGCGCGGGCAGCGCCGACGGGTGGTCGTCACCGCGCCGCTGCTGGTCTCGCGCGGGGCGGCCGACCAGGCCGGCCTCGACGCCGGCGGACGGGCCGCCAACGTGCACCGCTCGATGCACTGCCCGTCGCGGGCGCTGGCCCGCGTGGCACGCCGCTGGCCGCGGGGCCACGTGGTGGTCTGCGACGACGTGCTGACCACCGGCGCGACGGCGCGTGAGGCGCAGCGCGCCCTCGAGGCGGTCGGCCTGCGGCCGCTCGCGATCGCCGCGGTCGCCGCCACGCGCAGGCGTGGCGGGAGCGACGGGCCAGGACGCGACCGACTGGTGGCATGA
- a CDS encoding LpqB family beta-propeller domain-containing protein translates to MTTRPTTRSRSVVNALVAVVTCALLAACVQMPTSGPVVEPPVTTGADDVPGISFDPRPPQAGDSPVDIVSGFLEAMKATPISQTVALQFLSREAAETWAPEQQVMTYSDLGTVVGDMTVQVPLADVSLYDARGAWQRIQPAGQLVLGMVQEDGEWRISEVPNALIVPDSWFDDWYQRVSLYYFDPSAQVLVPEPVHVPRGEQLASSLVRGLLTPPSGELQDVAVTYFPPDTDLELSVPIESGIAQVALSGDPDAVDATTADLMRAQLAWTLRQEERINAVQLSIGDRAFNGSGGSTQVRLNVGSAYDPTGDPRSPDLFALGWNRVVSGTIGAFEETSGPLGQPGYALRGIGVSIDGSRVAAVSRTGSDLFVAPTESPTGEVTRPVVGGVDLADPHWDVRDRTWVLDRNAGRARVIVVVDGSARIVAVPGISGRAVTDLLVSRDGTRLVALVRGRTSDQVVSSRVRHDPSGAILGFSSLRTLWLPDEGSPRIRDIAWRSTTAISVLRDITAGSQVNTISVDGAPGEITTGGNTRLRGPNRLLVSSPVEGGEVYALAGRAVLSLTTPERAVPDLPRGLTSLTYVG, encoded by the coding sequence ATGACGACGCGCCCCACGACCCGCTCGCGGTCCGTCGTGAACGCCCTGGTGGCGGTGGTGACGTGCGCCCTGCTGGCGGCGTGCGTCCAGATGCCCACGTCGGGCCCGGTCGTGGAGCCGCCGGTCACCACCGGCGCCGACGACGTGCCCGGCATCTCCTTCGACCCGCGCCCCCCGCAGGCCGGCGACTCGCCGGTCGACATCGTGTCCGGGTTCCTCGAGGCGATGAAGGCGACGCCGATCAGCCAGACGGTCGCCCTCCAGTTCCTCTCCCGCGAGGCGGCCGAGACCTGGGCGCCGGAGCAGCAGGTCATGACGTACTCCGACCTCGGCACCGTCGTGGGCGACATGACGGTCCAGGTGCCGCTGGCCGACGTGAGCCTCTACGACGCCCGCGGTGCCTGGCAGCGCATCCAGCCCGCCGGCCAGCTGGTCCTCGGGATGGTGCAGGAGGACGGTGAGTGGCGCATCAGCGAGGTGCCCAACGCGCTGATCGTGCCGGACTCGTGGTTCGACGACTGGTACCAGCGCGTCTCCCTCTACTACTTCGACCCCTCGGCGCAGGTGCTGGTGCCGGAGCCGGTCCACGTGCCGCGCGGCGAGCAGCTCGCCTCCTCGCTGGTGCGGGGCCTGCTCACGCCGCCCAGCGGTGAGCTGCAGGACGTCGCGGTCACCTACTTCCCACCCGACACCGACCTCGAGCTCTCCGTCCCCATCGAGTCCGGGATCGCCCAGGTGGCCCTCTCGGGGGATCCCGACGCCGTCGACGCGACCACCGCCGACCTCATGCGCGCCCAGCTGGCCTGGACGCTCCGCCAGGAGGAGCGGATCAACGCCGTGCAGCTCAGCATCGGCGACCGGGCGTTCAACGGCTCGGGGGGATCGACCCAGGTCCGGCTCAACGTCGGCAGCGCCTACGACCCCACCGGCGACCCGAGGAGCCCCGACCTCTTCGCCCTCGGATGGAACCGCGTCGTGTCCGGCACCATCGGCGCGTTCGAGGAGACCTCCGGCCCGCTCGGCCAGCCGGGCTACGCCCTGCGCGGCATCGGGGTCAGCATCGACGGGTCGCGCGTGGCGGCGGTCTCCAGGACGGGCTCGGACCTCTTCGTCGCGCCGACCGAGTCGCCCACGGGTGAGGTGACCCGGCCGGTGGTGGGCGGGGTGGACCTGGCGGATCCCCACTGGGACGTCCGCGACCGGACGTGGGTCCTCGACCGCAACGCGGGCCGGGCCAGGGTCATCGTCGTCGTGGACGGCTCCGCCCGCATCGTCGCCGTGCCCGGCATCAGCGGCCGGGCCGTGACCGACCTGCTCGTCTCGCGCGACGGCACCCGGCTGGTCGCGCTCGTGCGCGGGCGCACGAGCGACCAGGTCGTCTCGTCGCGGGTCCGCCACGACCCGTCCGGCGCGATCCTCGGCTTCTCCTCGCTCCGCACGCTGTGGCTGCCGGACGAGGGCAGCCCCCGCATCCGCGACATCGCCTGGCGCAGCACGACCGCCATCTCGGTGCTGAGGGACATCACGGCCGGCTCCCAGGTCAACACCATCTCCGTCGACGGCGCGCCGGGGGAGATCACGACCGGCGGCAACACCCGCCTGCGCGGTCCCAACCGGCTCCTCGTCTCCTCCCCGGTGGAGGGCGGCGAGGTCTACGCACTCGCCGGTCGAGCCGTCCTGAGCCTGACCACGCCGGAGCGCGCGGTGCCCGACCTGCCGCGCGGCCTCACGTCCCTGACCTACGTGGGCTGA